One Myxococcota bacterium genomic window, CGCCGGGCGCGGCATCCTCGGCGCCAGCCAGGCGTGCGACCGTCGCGCACAGCAGGGGGCTCCAATACGAGTCGACGACCCGCGTCCCGCCGGCGAGCGTGTAGCCGTCCGCGAGGGACCCGTCGCCCCGCTTCGGCACCACCAGCAACGCCTCACCCGCGACCTGCTGGGCGACGTCACTCGGAGGCGCCTCGGGCAGCGTGATGATCGGACCGGTCCCCGGGCGCGAAGCGGCAACCCCAGGGTCGGCACTCGGCGCCAGCTGGGCGTACTCGCGCGGCAGCGCGATCGGCTCGCATCCCGCGTCGGTAGCGGCGGCTACCCGCAGCCCAGCGCCGGCGAAGGCCAGACACACGAATGCGGCGAACGCGCGCCTGGCGGCACGCCCGTTCGGTCGCGAACCGGGAGGGGTGGGATCAGCCTGATTTTGGTTCCGCGAATCCTGCAACGCCTCGGCCATCTCCTCGCAGCAATTTCAGCGCAGCCTCGACGTCGGCGCCCGGGTTCAATCGGACGCGATACACCCCTCGCTCGGAGGGTCCGGAAATCAAGCTTGCCCCCGCCGACCGCAGCGTCTGCTGGATCGCAGCCGCCGTGGCGTCGGGTCGGAACACGATCTCGAGCTCGGGCCCGGCCATGGCGGTGACCGCCGTGGCCGAAGCCGTCTGGTAGGCCGGAACCTCCCGGGCCACCCAGATCACACCGATCGTGGCCATCCCGGAGACCAGGGCGACCAGCAGACCGGCGGCCATCGACAGCGGCTTCGCCGCCCGCAGGTGCAGCTCCTGGCGGAGTCGACGCGGCAGGGCGGCCTCGGCCATCTGGCCTTCGGCCTTCTCGTAGGAGTCGATGTGCTCGGTGACGCGGGCATAGACCCGATCCGGATCCGGTACCTCGATCTCGGGCTCTTCTTCACCCGCGATGTACGCGATCTCGGCACGGCAATCGGCGCAGTCGGCCGCGTGCGACTCGACGGCACCGCGCTCCTCGATCGAGAGACCGTCGGGGTACCAGGGGATCCAAACCAGGATGGTGTCGGGGCAGGACGAAGTTTGGGCCATGGGGACTACCTCTGGCTCTGGGGCAGGTAGCGGGAGAGACTGCGCAAGCGCGTGCGTGCGCGATTCACCCGCGTCTTGACGTTCGCCTCGGAGATCTGCAGCTCTTCTGCGATCTCGGGGTACGAACGTCCTTCGAGGAAGGCGAGGCGCAAGACTTCGCGCTGGCCCTCCGGGAGTTTCTCGATGGCGCCGAGAACGCGCGTGAGCTCTTCGCGCGCGTCGATGGTGGCACCCGCGTCGCCGGGATCCGCCACGCGCGACAGCACCTCGTCCGGTGTCACCTTCACCGAAGCGCGGCGCGGCTGCGCGTAGAAGCGGCGGGCCGACAAGGCCTTGAGATTCGCGATGCCGAAGATCCAGGTCGACACCGGCGATTCACCGCGGTAGGAGGCGGCGTTGCGCCACACCTCGAAGAACACATCGGCCGTCACTTCCTCGGCGAGTCCTTCGTCGCGCACCCGTCGCTGAACGAAGGAGAACACCCGGCGGTAGTAGCGGTCGAACAGAGAGCGGTGGGCCGCGTGGTCGTGTTTGACGACGCGCGCGAGCAGTGCGCGGTCGCTGTTCGGATCGTTGGCGGCGGCCTCGGCTTCTTTCTGCCTTTGGGCGCGTCCGCCGGGAACGACACGAAGCTGCATGGATTTTCCCTCCTGGGCTGTCGGGATGTCCTGAACTCTCAGGACCTTTGCTGTCGTTGTCTTCCAGCGAGATCAGCTTGGTTCTAGTCGTCGCCGGGAGGACCCATCATGGGCGGGGGAGGCTCCGGTTCCACCAACGGGGGGGTCCCGGGCCCGGGGTTTCCCGGCGCATCAGGTAGGTCGAGATCCGGCAGCTTCGGGTCACGGTCGAGACGCGGAATCTCGAGATTTCCGTCGGTTTCCGTGCCCAGACCGCCTCCGGTGCGGATTCCGGGGCCGCCCGCGACGTCCCGCGGGTCGAACAGGTCCGACGGCGGGCCGACCACGTCGCCCGGATCGTCCTCCGGGGACTCGGGAGGCCCTTCCAGAAGATCGCGGCGGGTGACGTCGACGTCGCCGCCCTGGGTGATCCGGGGGTCGGGCTCGGAGCCAGCACATTCCCCTGCGGGGGCGATGCCCGCAGCCCCGCTCGGCGTTCCCGGGGCCATCGCCAGCCAGACGCCGAGCCCGAAGGTCAGGGCGCGCGAGGTGCGGAGGAGGCGATGGGCCACTAGAAGAGCTCCAGGGCAGCCTCGAAGCGCAGGCCCACGACGTGCTGGTCGTAGTCGAAGACCTCGGCGTTCGAGCGGTGGTCGCGGTAGCGATGGTAGGCGGTCGCGGTCAGGCGGTCCGCCAGGGGAAAGCGCAATTGAGTGGTCACCAGGACCACATCCTCGCGCCGGCGAATCTGGGAAAGCGCGTAGGGCTGGCCTGCCACCAGGTTGCCGGGGTCGGGAAACGTGGTCGCGTGGCGGTAGGGGCGATGGACGTAGGCCGCCTGCAGGTCGAGGCCGACCCCGCGCGTCCCGGGCAGCACCCAGGCGAGCCCGGCGAAGCCCTGGTGCGCGTCATGGCTGTAGTCGCGTCCCTCGCCTTCGAAGCGGGCGAACGCATACCCCCCACGCAGGGTCACGGCCGGTAGCGGATCGAGCCGCAGCCGCAGGACGTGGGAGAGGCCGGCACCCCAACCCCAGCCGTCGCGTTCCCGCGCGTCGCGTTCGTCGAGACCCGGCGGCCCACAAACGGTGAAGGGCGGCGGGAGGACCGGGCAGACCCCACCCGCGGCGTCGGGCACGTCGAGCACGCTGAACAGGTACTCGTCGTGGAACAGGCTGGTGAACACCGCCGTCGATTGGTCGGCGGACCAGCCATGACGCAGGGACAACCGGCCCGCGTTCGAGAACAGGAAGGGTTCGGCGTCGACCCAGAGGTAGCGGAGGTCATAGTCGGCCCGGACCGCCGTGGCTTCGCCGAGGGCCCGCTGCACCCACACCGTGGCACCGGGAAAGTGGGTGTCGAAGTCACGCAGATCCGTGTCACCGTGGGCGCGGCCCCGGTAGCTGGCGATGACGCCGAGCGCCGTCGCGTCACGACGGCCGGTCTCGACGCCAGCGCGCGCCTGCCAGACCGCGCGCAGGTCTTCCTCGTCGGAGATGTTGGCGGGGAGCGGCGTGTCGCGACCCGTGAGAACCACGTTGTCGTCGTACTCGGCCCCGACTCCCAGCTCGAGCCAGCCGCGGGCGGCCGCCTCGGGTGGCCGGCGCGGGCGCTCCGCCTCCTCGGCCCAGACGCTCCCCGGCGCCGCCGCGGCCGCCGCATCCAGAGCGGCGAGAGCCTCCTCGCGGGCGCCGAGCTGCGTGAGGGCGCGGCCCAGGTAGTAGGCGGCCGCCGGGTCGACCGCGGCCGCATCGAGGGCGCGAGCGCGCTCCAGGGCGCGCACCGCGGTCTCGGCGTCCTCGCGGGCCCAGGCCAGCATGCCCCGATAGAGCTGCCAGAGCGCG contains:
- a CDS encoding zf-HC2 domain-containing protein, with product MAQTSSCPDTILVWIPWYPDGLSIEERGAVESHAADCADCRAEIAYIAGEEEPEIEVPDPDRVYARVTEHIDSYEKAEGQMAEAALPRRLRQELHLRAAKPLSMAAGLLVALVSGMATIGVIWVAREVPAYQTASATAVTAMAGPELEIVFRPDATAAAIQQTLRSAGASLISGPSERGVYRVRLNPGADVEAALKLLRGDGRGVAGFAEPKSG
- a CDS encoding sigma-70 family RNA polymerase sigma factor; this encodes MQLRVVPGGRAQRQKEAEAAANDPNSDRALLARVVKHDHAAHRSLFDRYYRRVFSFVQRRVRDEGLAEEVTADVFFEVWRNAASYRGESPVSTWIFGIANLKALSARRFYAQPRRASVKVTPDEVLSRVADPGDAGATIDAREELTRVLGAIEKLPEGQREVLRLAFLEGRSYPEIAEELQISEANVKTRVNRARTRLRSLSRYLPQSQR
- a CDS encoding tetratricopeptide repeat protein; its protein translation is MWLALALWAGVAEASSRGERLALEGRCASAIPELTEHLAANPGDATAAWRLGQCALRQGDHAQAVEALRQALDHAPDLAHARLDLARAHYHLGQLDAAEEALAAAATLEDTALWQLYRGMLAWAREDAETAVRALERARALDAAAVDPAAAYYLGRALTQLGAREEALAALDAAAAAAPGSVWAEEAERPRRPPEAAARGWLELGVGAEYDDNVVLTGRDTPLPANISDEEDLRAVWQARAGVETGRRDATALGVIASYRGRAHGDTDLRDFDTHFPGATVWVQRALGEATAVRADYDLRYLWVDAEPFLFSNAGRLSLRHGWSADQSTAVFTSLFHDEYLFSVLDVPDAAGGVCPVLPPPFTVCGPPGLDERDARERDGWGWGAGLSHVLRLRLDPLPAVTLRGGYAFARFEGEGRDYSHDAHQGFAGLAWVLPGTRGVGLDLQAAYVHRPYRHATTFPDPGNLVAGQPYALSQIRRREDVVLVTTQLRFPLADRLTATAYHRYRDHRSNAEVFDYDQHVVGLRFEAALELF